Within the Leptospira stimsonii genome, the region ATATCCGAGCTAAAATCGTTGTCGGTTTAAATAATTTTCTTTTTTGTCTTCCGAGAAAGGGCGATCTTATCAAGATCGGAAACGAAAAACCTTCTGACTCTCGGACTCCACTCAATGAACGGTATTTCGTATTCGATCACGTATTGAGTGAACGTTCTTACTGAAAGACTAAGATACTTTGCCGCATCTTTTGTTTTTAGCACTTGATTCTTATCGTTCGGAATCGAAGATTTTTGTTCTTCAGCAAACGCATCTTTTTCCGTAGAAAGAGAAGGCGTTACGACTTTTAATAATGAACCTTTTCTTGTGTGACCTTTGATCTCAGACATAGAAAGCAGGTTTGAATGATTGCCTCTTATCTTGTCAAGTCATTTAGCGCACGTTCCCCTGGTCCCAAATTGAAAATCAAAAAAGAAAGACGAAATATTCTTTTTGAATATTCTAATTATTGAATTTATTAACAAAGATAACGCGTTGAACTCCGTTTTTTGAGTCTATTCGAGGAGAAGCCTTTTGAATGAAATTTAGAACACTCGAAACGAAAAGTATACATACCGATTGAATCGAATTTCGTTCGTTTAAGAATGAAGGATGGTCGCATCCAGCTTTAGCTTTGTTTTCTAAAGCGAAGAAGTCGAGGAAAGAAATGTGAATTTCAAAATGAGCAGATTCTTACCAAGTTATGAGACATATTGAAATTATTGTCATTTTCATTCCTGGATTAAAACTTTCCAAGGAATTGCCAAAAGCTGTTTCAAAGTGAACAAAAAACAGCCACACTTTCGGATTTAAGATGGATTTTGTCAGGGGTTAAAAATATACTAAACATATATATAGCGATATTGTTGGAGTAAGAATTTGGTGACTACGGAAGATTTGCGGAATCATCTTTTTTGGGAAGTGGAAGAGACTCTTAAAAAGTTCGAATACGACTTTCAAGTATCTCCTGAACCGATTCAAGTACTGAGACATACGTACGCACTTGAAATCGTTAATCGGATCTTCGCGAGGCTTGATAAATGATTCTTATTTTTTCCGTCTAAATTTTTCGATTACAATATTCAGTGCATCTAATTCCGAATCCGGAACGTCCAAAAGATTCTCTAATAATTCTTCCATCTGCGGCCTAGCCCGTATCTTTCTTAAAATCGCACGGTAGCGATCCGTTTCTTGATCGGTTTTTAATCCGACTTCAGATAAGAACATATCTCCCTCGCCGGCGATCAGCCAAAGAGGATTCACATTGTGCTCTGTTCTAAGCCTCAACAAAGAATCCTGCGAAAAACTCTTAGCTCTTTCGTTGATAAGATCACTGATAAAAGCAGGTTTCAACTCAATCGATCTAGCGAACTCCGCCTGAGATAGCCCAAGAGTTTCAATTAGCCTTTTCAATCGTTCGGGAAATTTTTTATTCGCTTTATACATTTTAACCGTATTTTATTGTTGACCAAAATACATTATTAACGTATGGTCATTTCAAGCGGGACAAAACCCGCCCCGATTCATTTCGATTCCGGAGCCGAGTTCGGTCGATCGCCGACCCAAGCATCGCATGCGGAAGCGAAATCGCAATCACAAAAAGGGGCTGTAATGATCATCACGAGTGGGAACGCGCGGAAGAATTTTATCTGCATCGCTCTTAAAAGGAAGAACTTCACTAAACTCGATAGAAAGGCTGGGGAGAACTTTGGCGGCCTTTTCAGGAGTTTAATCGGAGAATATCCTTACAGGGAAATTCAGATCCTATTCAATATATGGAATATTCCATTTTTGATGTTCTTTGCCTTGTTTCAGGATTAAACGAAAAACCGGGAGGTTGTAGAATGGCCGAGATTGAGACGATCTGCATCGATCACAAAGAAAAATTTTCCAAAGACAACTTGGATCCGATCGTCCTCACAGACATAGAGGACAAAATGGTGGGCCAAATTG harbors:
- a CDS encoding helix-turn-helix domain-containing protein; amino-acid sequence: MYKANKKFPERLKRLIETLGLSQAEFARSIELKPAFISDLINERAKSFSQDSLLRLRTEHNVNPLWLIAGEGDMFLSEVGLKTDQETDRYRAILRKIRARPQMEELLENLLDVPDSELDALNIVIEKFRRKK
- a CDS encoding helix-turn-helix domain-containing protein, which translates into the protein MSEIKGHTRKGSLLKVVTPSLSTEKDAFAEEQKSSIPNDKNQVLKTKDAAKYLSLSVRTFTQYVIEYEIPFIEWSPRVRRFFVSDLDKIALSRKTKKKII